CATTGAAATCTTTTTGTAGCAATTTTTAGATAATTCAATCTGTAGTTCACAGGACCTCTCAGCTCTGTTGCTCCCAGTATATTACCTGAACACGAGCTACGATATCAGTTACTACATAAATAAACATAAGGacaaatgaaagaagaaaagaaaacccCAAGTTCCATCAAGGCCAATCACAAGGGGCCAAGCAGAGGAACTCAAGGACTTATATAATGCTTGTTCTGACTTGCAGAAAGTGATTCTATTGGTTTTCCAATATAGTTATCATCTACTTCTTTGAAATTATTTGTGTTTAGCTTCATTTGTTGCTTTTAATTCTTATCTTTATCTTGTTTCATACTTTGGATCACATCAAAATGATAAGGTGATCTTCCAAGTTTTACCTCTTTCTGGTGTCTGTGGTTTTCTTGATTGTCTATACAATAGGAACACAGCCAGTACAATCATAAGAAGTCCTACACCTCCAACTACACCCCCAATGATGACTTTCTTCTTGTTTGAGCTTCCTGCATAAAGCACCGCCACCAATTTTAAGTTCATCTTAAAATGAATGAGGGATAATACATAAGCAGACGCTCAAACATGGCCACACCTGGAAACTAAGCAGACCAACTATGAGAGTGTACATCTAGACACATCAACTTGATCTCAACTGACAACTAAACACTGCAACTCATCAGTTGTCCCCTGTGTGTCTCTGGACACCCGATGCTGGCGTGGAACATAAATTTTGGAGGTGTCTGGATGATCATTTTGTAAGTTGGAGTGTTCAATTGACATGGTGAAAACGagttgaggtgtctagatgTGCTATGCCAATCATGAATTAATAATAGTAAGGTTTGGAAAAAGAGAGCTCCATGTCCTTCCTCCTTCACCAAGGGATGATCTGATATCAGTTATCTGGTTATCAGGAAAAAAGTCTCTATTCGAGAATCTTATAAAACAGGCTCCATCGAAAGCCCTTCCTTCCGCATGTTTAGGCGAACAGCcttttatgtttgtatatgcCACTGTCAAGCAATCTTGGCAGCCGCTTGCAGTGATGGTTTCAGCGCATTGTGCTACTCCATAGACAGTAACACCAGCTTCTTTCTTATTCATGGCTGCAAAGAAGCTACAAATTCTTTGAGTTCCCATGATAAGATCATTCAAAAGCTCTAGTGCCACAAGGTTCAAAGCATGCGTCCAATGAGCTGTTCGATTTCCACAGAAGTCCTTATTTGCTGGACTTGAAAAAATGCATCATTAGAGTATTAGAAGTGTTTGGATCACCTTCTTACTTTCTAACATAATCAACCATTTTCATGCTCATGAATCTTCTTAATACAATAACATACCCAGTGTAGTCCCACAAAGTGAGACCTGGAAGGGTTAAGTGCATGCAGACCTTACCCTTACCTCataggtagagaggttgtttctgatagaccctcggctcaagaaAAAACGAATCAAAGCAATCTAGAAAAAGAAGTAACGGATGTGGAAACATAACAAAGCATGCTGTACAGTAACTACATCAAATCAAATCTTCTTTTAATAACTTGTTATTCACTGCTACCACTATGGGCTTCAACCTATAACAATTAGAAAATAGGCTGCTTCAGAAAGTGGATGCATATTGCACATAAAAAGGTAAGGAATACTTCTACTTGTCACAGTGTTGAGTTTCAGTGACATTTTTCCTGTGAATCAAAGATTACCAGAGGAATAAAGAGGATTTCATACCAAACAAGattgtttaattgaaataaCGCTTTGAAATACTGAAACTAATAGCTTAGTTCTTACTTGAATTAATGTCaataatgactaaaatattGCTAATATGATTATCCTGATTAAGCTCGAGGCTGCTGCATAGTATTTACTCTttctgtttcaatttgtttgtcttattttcctttttagttcgTCTGAAAAAGAAtgcctctttccttttttttttttgacaactcTTTGATTCTAACTTTTCACATGAtatgtttaagaccataagattaaaggacatgTTGATACATTTtacatatctttagtttaataCCACAAGATTCAGAAgtcttttttactttcttaaactccgtgccaagtcaaaatcaaacaaacaaaatgaaacggagggagtagtaCTTAAAGGTTCAGTATCGATACAGGAAACACAGCTTTTGACATATACTTTCTGCACATGACCATAGCATACACAGAATGTTGTGTGGTGGCAAAACGTTTATCATGTTTAGACAACTGGTTCCTTAAATCACCAAAACTTTCATTAAGCCTTTTGAAGAATCAGGTAAATTTGTTGCATTGTATGTACTACAGCCTTCGTCTAACAGGTTGGTTTGTGGATCGGAAACAACTGGCTTCTGCATCGCTAAACAACAGTTAAACGCCACTGTGAACAACCAGCTCCACCACCAGACGTACTTAGCCATGTCTGAGAATTTGATCCACAGAAATTTTGGTTATAATGCAATTGAAATGACTAAAGGTTTGAAGGGTAGATATTTATTCCATGTGTTTGGGCAGGGTCAGAACCAGATAGAGGCTAGGAGGTTCATCTGACCCCCTTCGACAGAAAATTACCCTGTTTATATATGATTTAGATTATTGTCCCCCCTTTAACGTCTTCGTGTGTTAACTGTTCATATTTTGATCCCCTCGGTGAAGACTTTGGCTCGGCCACTGTGTTTTGGGTAGGTTCAAATATACCTCCGAGCAGTTTTGGtcctttatatttgtcaaaagAGAGCACTTTTGGTTTTCGTCCAAAAATATTAAACTGATTGTGGTTATATATTTAACAGGAAAAAGGATCATCTAGCCGGAAGTCTCGACTCGAACTTGGAGCAAGGTATGTGCAAACCTTACCCTACCTCGTAAAGCTAGAGAAGTTGTTTCCCATACACCCTCGGCTCAAGTAACACATCTCAAAGCAGTTTGAGAAAAGGAATACAGAAATGAAAGCAGTAACAACAACGAACTAAAGCacaataatatttgttttggAGACTTTCTTGGTAAGACTATGAAGATATATTACTCCCATGTAGTTCCATTTTAATAGAGGATTACACAATACTTTCTATATTCCAGTTAAGGATGATGAAAAAAGGCACCATTTTATATTAaagcataattttattttatttttttgctttatcCGCGATGACTTTGTCATGACATGTTTAATACCACAAGTTGCTAAAGTCTACTTTTGTAGTACACATCGACGCATAAATTGAAATGGTGGAAATAATTCTCTTGTTTGTTATTTCTCTTAATATATTtgaagtaaatatatattttttatttttaaggttAAATCAGAAGTAGATACATGCATAAGTTCAAAATATCATTTCCCAGAAGTATTGTAACTAATCAAATTGGACAAAGAggtcattttctttgttttcttagTTGCTCAAAGTGGACCATTAACTTGTCTTCTCCTTCTAATGTAACATCAACTTTATGTGGTGTGAATCCGAATTAGAGTTGTGCTTTCATGCAGATATCGAACATCTGATGAAAAGCCAACTGAATTATTGTATTGAAGTGGCCCTAGTAAGGTTACATCATGTGAAAGCTTCTCTTCTGTTTGTTGTTGGATTTATCACTAGATGTTAAGGGTCCAGCCCATTGATGGGTGGCCCATATATTTTGGgctttgttgacttcttctaGAAGTCTTGGGCAGCTGATGTTGGGGCTGGGTTTCTTGTTttggaagagaagaaagaaatagAGAGAGGGTTTGAGAGAGAAAAGGGTTGCTGGTTTTTCTGGACAGCGAGACAAAATTTCAGCTTGCAAGAGATTCGACCGTTGGATCGTTCTGAAATTTTCACAGCTGGTTCACAACACATAGCACTACATCTTGACCGTTCAGATCGTCAATCGGAGTTCTTGATCGTCTGTTATCGCAGCTGGCGTAACCTGCGTTTTTTGGTgatatttctcaatttctcttctcttttgtgttggctcttatgtatgttgttgttggtgggctGTGACATCCTTGTAGACTGATTTGGGTGTTTTTACCCTCAATTTGCataataagagaagaagaagggtgGACTCCTTCAAGTCCCGTGGTTTTTATCCTTCATACCGAAGGGGTTTTCCACGTATAAATCTTGTGTGTCACTTGCgtattataattcatatttgcTTGTGATTCAATTGATGTGTTGCTGATTTGAGCTTGATTAATATAGTGGTGAATTTCTTTTGGTAAATTGGTGAAGTATATTTGGTTGATTGTCTTGAAGTCGATCCTTGTAGGTGTTGTATCCTACTTGTGTTGTTTTGTGCCTCCCCTCACACTAGAATCCATGAAATATCGAATGTTGTTTAACCTTTGTGACAGTTAACTGCCCTCTGTTCATACGCCTTGGTGGGAAGAGTTATCTGACACCTGTGTTGGTGGAAATTACTTGGTACATAATAATGTGGGGTTAATTCGTTACACACTTAATAAGTGTTCTATTAtacattattttccttttatcttCATTGCTAGTAACATTTATTTTGTTGAAAGGTGGTATAGTTTGCCAATTGGTTGGATGACATTTTACAatataaagaagaattgttgttaatatgtgtctaaagaatcttagtgattccaacaaactttgcagaaacatgaagttaccaagtttaatgaaacagtgaagaacaaaagaatagaagaactgagattaattcacaaatctaaaatttgtaaaacacgtaccagaatctggaaaatttttaataggaaaaagatcaagtccactgaactcacagtgtccccttaaggaaattatacccctctagtatccgaggtttgatttggaatatgacctccaaGTGTAAAAGAGTTAATACCTcatatggtcactcaactatgcacttttttctcagaaagtcactcaactttcaattttcactcaaaagtcattcaactattcacttctttctcaaaaagtcactcaactttgaactttaactcaaaaatcactcaactatccgctctttcctcagaaagtcagtcaatctattaaattgtttttttaactaaaatttattgatattaattatttatataacaaatcaaaaatttttaaaaataaaaataccatttaaaccatttagtgatccacccacgtaacccgacccattaaaaacatgatatgacccattttgttttgtctttaatcctaattcaaggtttaaagagagggattaatttaggattaaaaataaaataaaatgggtcatatcatattttttaatgggtcgggttaggtgggtggatcactaaatgattttaatttattttttaaaatttttggtttgttagTTTTGACTTGATACAGAGTTTAAGAAGATAAAAGAGACTTTTAAATTTGTCTTAGATTAAAGATATGTATGAAGTACCAAAATGTCATTTAATCTTATGGTTTATACATATCAATcggaaaattgaaattaaagagatgccaaaacaaggaaaaagaattatttttgtaatagacgaaaaatgaaagtaaaacaAACCAATTGAATCACACGGAATAATATTTAAATGCTACCAAGAGCAATTTCGAaagaattatataaatgttcTACTCTTTATTGTACTTGCatgtttttactatttatatGAACATGACTATATAAGAATCATTATGGGGCCAACCAACATAATGTCTATACCTCAACTTGTTTGGAACAGAAGCGTAGTTGTTGTTTGTTACAACATACTAGCGGCCGGTGAAATCACTAAAAGTGTTGGTTGCAGTTGAAGCTGATGATCCTGTAGTCATGGATGCGTCGAATGCTTTACTCTTATCCATGCTAATGATAGTAGGCCTGCTTGGAGTTCTTGATTCTGTGCTACGATCGCTTAATAGCATCACAACAACTTCAGACATGCTTGGCCTAAGATTTGCTGGTGACTGTGTGCACATTAACGCGATCTCTATGACTTTCTTCACTTCTTGTTCGTTGTATTCGTTGGGGTCTAATGTCTCGTCCACTAGTTTTACAGGCGTGCCAGTTTCATGAAGCTTCCACGCCTATTTCACCATGCCAAGATTAGATAGGACTCGCGAAAAGGTGATAGTTTAGATGTGTTTTATCATTAACTCAAAGAAAGAttgtatatttgaaaatgaGAACAGACCTGTTCGAGTAGATATTCAGTGACAGGCTCGATTTGCATATCGTTGCTCCTCCTTCCACTGATTATTTCAAGAACGACAACACCAAAGCTATAGACGTCAACTTTCTCTGTTAGATGTCCATGAATTGCATATTCTGGTGCAGTATATCCCCTGTATCAATTATATCACATTGAGTTATTCGCGTTTTTTGCATAATGCCTTTACTTATATCAGGAAACTCGTAAAGTTCGACTTACAATGTACCAGCAAACTTAGTGCTAACATGACTTTGATCCTCAGGTAAAAGTCTTACAAGCCCAAAATCAGCTATCTTTGGCTGGAATTCGTCGTCTAGTAGAATGTTGCTGGATTTTATATCTCGATGGATGATGCAGACGTGGAATTGCTCGTGCAAGTATGCAAGGCCACGAGCTGTGCCAAAGATTATATTGAATCTTTGCTTCCAGTTGAGCATCCCTCGTCTGTCTCCTGCAAAACCATGAGAGGTAAAATGACTACTTTTAAGACTTTTCCTTGATTTGACTCGGAGAAAATAGTAAGGCGGATAGACAAAAATATCAACCATATAAGTATCTTTCGAGGCTGCCATTTGCCATGTATTCGTAAACAAGTAGTAGGTCTGATGCTTTGTTTGAACATCCCAAGAGACGGATGAGATTGCGATGATGGACATTACTGATAAGACGAACTTCAGTCTCAAAATCTGCTTTCGCTCTGCTTGACATAATTGCTAGTTTTTTAACAGCTACTACATTTCCGTTTTTCAAAGTTCCCTGTTCAATAACATTAGGGTCAACAAATGAATAATACATTGAAAATCGAAGATCATCTAGTCCATATGACTAAAATTAGGATCTTCAACTGTTTTTGTGTTACATACCTTGTATACATCACCAAAACCACCTTCACCAAGTTTATTACTTTCGTTGAAATCTTTGGTAGCAATTTTTAGATCCTTGAAGCTATAGCTCACCGGGCCTCTCAGCTCAGTTGCTCCCAGTATATTACCTGAATATGAACTACTATATCATTTAACAACATGAATAAATGGAAGGACGAAACAGAACTAAAGAAGATTCAGAAATGATCATCCGAATTTGACCTCTCTCAGCTGTCTTTGGCTTTCTTGATAGTCGATACCATAGGAAAACAGCCAATACAATCAAAAGAAGTCCTACACCTCCAACGACACCTCCAATAATGACGGCTTTCTTCTTGTTTGAACTTCCTGCATAAGCAACACCACCAATCATAAACTTGTCTTAAAACGAGCTAATACTAGTAAGAGTTGAGAAAAAGAGAGGTTCATTTCCTACCTCCTCCGCCAAGAAATGGTGTGATATCAGTTGTCGTGTTATCAGCAAAAAAAGCTCTATCCGAGTACCTCATAAAACACGCTGCATCAACAGCCCTTCCTTCTGCATATTTAGGTAAACAGCCTTCTATGTTCTTATATGCAACTGTCAAACAATCTCGGCAACCACTTTCCGTTATGCTTTCAGCACACTGTGCTACTCCGTAGACAGTAACACCGGATGCTTCCCTCTTTGTGGCTGCGAAGAAGTCACTAGTTCTTGGAGTTGCTGTACTAAGATCATTCAAGAGTTGTAGTGCCACGGGGCTTAAAGCATTCGGTTGAGAAGATGTTCTGTTCCCACAGATCTCAGCATTTCCTGGTTGTGTAGTATCTTGGTAGAAGTTGTTGCTCTCGTACCTTTTAAAAGAGGCATCGATAGAGCAATGAGTTAATGATTTAGAAGGTATTCCACATCTATGTTGCTCAGATCCTCCGAAAATGAGTTAAACTTTTGAATGATCCAACACACTCTGGACAACATTTTTCAAGGATCCGAGCAACATAAGTTTATGGTAAAGTTCTACTTCTCATAGTGTTGAGTTTTCACGATCTTCTTTCAATCGAAGATTGCCACAACCAGATACACATGATCTCACATCAAACAAGATGGTTTACAATTACAATTCATGATTCTTCAAAGAAATGAAACTTTAAGCAAGACTCAACAACTCTGATGTGAAAATACTAAGAGCAATTGCATAAGATTTTGAACCAAACTTAAGGGAACCAAAAATAGAATAACTTTAACCGCGTATTCACTGTCCTTAAGGAACTTATTCCCCTGCTACGTTGTTTCTTGATATATGGAAGAAGTAATTCCTTCATAGGAAATTCGAGTTCAACAAAAACTTAAATCACCACACAAAATGAGTATTTCAAAGAGTTAAGCACCACTAACTCTTATCAATTTACGTTGTTCAGACTCTTTAAAAACATCAACTATTCAAAAGTAGTGCATTATGAGAGGATAATCCGGCAAAAGCATAACATAATTGAGTCTATATTACTAGAAGAAACTTATATAGTCGACTCAAACTTGTTTTCAGGTGAATTGAACTCACCTGAGGAAGCAACCATCATAAGTAACACGAGCGCCATTCGCGCCAGAGCAAGTTCTGATGAGAGAAACAGCAGAATCATAACAGGAAACACAATCAGCTCTTGACAAATACTTTCTGCATTCAATCATAGCATAAACAGCCTGTTGTGTCGTGGCGAATCGCTTGTCTTGATTAGACAATTGATTCCTTAGATCAACAAAACTAGCATTAAGCCTTCTGAAGAAATCAGGTAAATTTGTTGCATTGTATTGACTGCATCCTTTGCCTAATAAGTTTGTTTGTGGCTGCGAAAAAACCGGATTCTGCAGTAATACAGAACCGATAATCACTACCATCAATCGCCACCACCACCAGACATAGCTAGCCATGTCTTAGAGTTATTTGATACAAATGAATTGAAATAAGATTAGGTGTTTGAAGATGAAAGCttagtttttatatatacaCAACAGAAATAGTCAACAAGATGTACACCCTCCCgtatcaatttatgtgacacaatagaaatttctcaaattcaaatttttaaacttCGTTTGTTTATTCAGTCATAGTAACTTTAAATTgctatatttgaaaattacataaaaattactataaactcaaaattttaattgtgTCACGTAAATTGGGAGGGTGGGAGTATCATGACAACATGGATGTATGGTCAATGTTTTGATAATCTGTTGGAAATGAGCTAGAAGATTAGACTAGAATATTTTCTGTATTATTCTTATggatttgataaaaaaaataagtgttttTAGCAAGAATGGTCCCTGAAATTTTAGGGTGGGTCTATTTTAGTCTCTATTGTTTTATACTGAGCATATATGGTTCTTTAAGTTTGCAAATGTTAAGCACTTTTAGTCCATCTAACAGAACATCTAGGTGGGTAATGGAAATTTGAAGCTAACAGAAATTTCAGGAGACTAGagtaaaaattattgaaatagaGGTTTTTTTCCACAAATTTTAGCATGAATggtagaaaaaattgaaaaattcaaagaagAGTATTACTATTAAAAAGATCAATtaataatcaaaacaaattGTGATTagggaaaataaaatgtgaaagtAGACTCTATTTGTAGACGTTATGTATAAACACGTGACAATTGTTTCGTTAGTTGGATAAAAAGTGTTCAATATTTGTAATGATAACCTCTCATTGCTTCAAACTTTCGACCACGATtactaaaataggaaaaatatagaCTTACCACAAACTTAAGGGACCATTGATGCAATGATAACAACTCACTGCTGTAAAATTTGGACCACAAGTAGTATTGATATAATAATAGGGACAAATATAAACTTATCCCAAACTTAAGGGACCATTGATGCAATAATGACCACTCATTgcctcaaacttttttttttttaaaataaaaataatactatatattataatgatAGATATATCTGTTGGCTTGTTTTTTTGGA
The DNA window shown above is from Solanum lycopersicum chromosome 11, SLM_r2.1 and carries:
- the LOC138339674 gene encoding cysteine-rich receptor-like protein kinase 3, whose amino-acid sequence is MAKYVWWWSWLFTVAFNCCLAMQKPVVSDPQTNLLDEGSNKDFCGNRTAHWTHALNLVALELLNDLIMGTQRICSFFAAMNKKEAGVTVYGVAQCAETITASGCQDCLTVAYTNIKGCSPKHAEGRAFDGACFIRFSNRDFFPDNQITDIRSSLGSSNKKKVIIGGVVGGVGLLMIVLAVFLLYRQSRKPQTPERVTDIVARVQGTLKNGHVVAVKELAMVSSRAKADFDTEVRLISNVHHRNLIRLLGCSKKGAEIVLIYQ
- the LOC101247387 gene encoding cold-responsive protein kinase 1 codes for the protein MASYVWWWWRLMVVIIGSVLLQNPVFSQPQTNLLGKGCSQYNATNLPDFFRRLNASFVDLRNQLSNQDKRFATTQQAVYAMIECRKYLSRADCVSCYDSAVSLIRTCSGANGARVTYDGCFLRYESNNFYQDTTQPGNAEICGNRTSSQPNALSPVALQLLNDLSTATPRTSDFFAATKREASGVTVYGVAQCAESITESGCRDCLTVAYKNIEGCLPKYAEGRAVDAACFMRYSDRAFFADNTTTDITPFLGGGGSSNKKKAVIIGGVVGGVGLLLIVLAVFLWYRLSRKPKTAERGNILGATELRGPVSYSFKDLKIATKDFNESNKLGEGGFGDVYKGTLKNGNVVAVKKLAIMSSRAKADFETEVRLISNVHHRNLIRLLGCSNKASDLLLVYEYMANGSLERYLYGDRRGMLNWKQRFNIIFGTARGLAYLHEQFHVCIIHRDIKSSNILLDDEFQPKIADFGLVRLLPEDQSHVSTKFAGTLGYTAPEYAIHGHLTEKVDVYSFGVVVLEIISGRRSNDMQIEPVTEYLLEQAWKLHETGTPVKLVDETLDPNEYNEQEVKKVIEIALMCTQSPANLRPSMSEVVVMLLSDRSTESRTPSRPTIISMDKSKAFDASMTTGSSASTATNTFSDFTGR